In one window of Thalassotalea agarivorans DNA:
- a CDS encoding pyrimidine dimer DNA glycosylase/endonuclease V: protein MNIFILDEDITRCAQYHCDQHVVKMILESVQLLCTALNKKGFSTPYKSTHAKHPCVLWVEESYDNFLWLVELTRALNTEYQYRYDKTTDHKSMAVLEKILDYPYESKGLTEFAQAMPDDYKVKQNAVDAYRNFYREDKMKFATWRKRQPPVWLSATVD, encoded by the coding sequence ATGAATATTTTTATACTTGATGAAGACATAACGCGCTGCGCGCAGTATCACTGCGACCAGCATGTTGTAAAAATGATTCTTGAAAGCGTGCAGTTGCTTTGCACGGCGCTAAACAAAAAAGGCTTTAGCACACCATATAAGTCAACGCATGCTAAGCACCCATGTGTGTTATGGGTGGAAGAGTCATATGACAATTTTTTATGGTTAGTTGAGCTAACACGTGCGCTGAACACAGAGTATCAGTACCGCTACGACAAAACGACAGACCATAAGTCTATGGCAGTGTTGGAGAAGATATTGGATTACCCCTACGAATCAAAGGGCCTAACTGAATTCGCGCAAGCGATGCCGGATGATTATAAAGTAAAACAAAATGCCGTTGATGCTTACCGTAACTTCTATCGCGAAGATAAAATGAAGTTTGCCACCTGGCGCAAACGCCAGCCACCTGTTT